The Deinococcus sp. KSM4-11 sequence GCGCTGCTCGCCTGGGACCGGCAGCGGGCCGTGGAGGGCATCACGAGGTTGCAGGGTGGCCTGCGCACGTACCTGTCGTCGCTGGACAAGCGTGTAGCATCCACCACCGATCCCGGCCGCCGCCGGGCGCTGCTCACGGCCCGGCAGAGCGCTGTGGATCGGCTGGTGCAGCTGGAGCAGGTGCAGGGGGCCGCCACGGGCACGCTGTCCCCGTTGGCGGGAGCGGTCGAGCCGACCCGCGCGGCGTCCGGATCGCCGCTGGGCCGCGCCCTGCTGGTTTTCCTGGCCGTAGCTGTGCTCGGCACGGTTCTCGTCGCCCGCTTCCGGCCGCTGCTGAACCGGATCGCGCCGCAGCCACCGGCGCTGGTGCCCGGCGTGCCGGAACTCGGCTGGCTTCCCCAGCTAAATACCGATGTCCTGGGTGACGTGGCGGCAGCGGAACGCGGTTCCCTGGGCCGGGCACTGGCCCTGCTGCGCGGCAACGTGCTCGGTCACCTGGAACCCGGCCTGAAGCGGATCGTGGTCAGTGCCGCGCAGCCAAGCGGGACGTCCAGCGTCGTCGCCGCCCTGCTGGCCCACACGCTGGCCGACAGCGGTCAGCGGATCCTGCTGATCGACGCGCACCCGGGCGGCCTCCAGCAGCGGCTCTGGATCCCCGAGAGCACGCACTGGCAGGTGCTTCCGGGAGCGACGCTCCACGCGCGTCCGGCCGCCACTCTGGCCTCGGCCCTGTCGTTTCCTGAAGGGGCCCAGGCGCGCACCGTGGCTCCCGGGGTGGATCTGCTGGGCGGGCCGGATCCACAGGCGCAGGGCTTCGACCTGCACGGTGTGGAGGGCCTGGACGTGATGCTGTCCCGCTGGGCGGAGGCCTACGACCTCGTGGTGGTAGACGCGCCAGCCCTGAGTGCCTCGCCGGACGCCCTGCTGCTGACCGGCGGGCGCCGCAGCCTGCTGCTGGTTCACGAGGACAGCGTGAACCGGGCGGACACCCTGACCGTGCTCCGCAGCCGGGTACCGGCGGGCCGGGCCGGGCTGCTGGGCGCCGTCTGGACGAACGTGGCGCCGGGATGGATCCGCCCGCCCGCCCGGCCGCGCGGAGCGGCGACTGGAATCGCGCCGGGCACTCCAGACTCCGGAGCGCTGTAATGCCGCCCTTCCCGCCGGCCCTGTTCCTCCAGGACGGTCAGCGGGCCACGCCGTCCCGATCCGTGCAGGACGACGTTGAGGTGCGGCAGGTGCTGCGCCACCTGCGACCCTTCGCCGTGTGGATTGCGGTCGCCACAGTCGCAGCGACGGCCGGAACCTACCTGACGGAGCGCCGGCAGCCGAGGGTGTACGAGGCGGTGGCGAGCGTCATGTCCGTGACCGGCGCGCGCGACGCGCAGGCACTCGATATCACCGCCAGCGCCCCACCCGTCACGCCGACGGCGGTGGACGAGGTGGTACACAGCGCGGCTCTGGTGAACGACATCGTCACGCGGCTGCCCGCCTCAGGGATTCCGGCGACGGTCACGAATCAGCTGACGGCCGAATTGCGTACCGAGCTGAAGACCCGCGTGTTCCGGCACGTGATCATCCAGGCGCGGGTGGATCAGCAGCAACGTGGCGTGTACGCCATCGTCGCGCGCGCGAGTAGCGGCGCAGCCGCCCAGGCCCTGGCGGGGGCGACCGCGCGCGCCCTGCTGGACTGGGACGCGCAGCGTGCCCGCTACCGCTATGTGGCGGCCCGGCAGACCCTGGAACGCCAGATCGCGCGTTCCGGTACCCTGCTGCCGGACTCAGACCCCGGCGGGGCCCGCGAACAGCTGATCCGCACCGTGTGGCAGTTGAAGCTGCTGGAGGTCACCGCCACCGGCACGCTGACGCTGGTGGCGCGGCCCGTCACGCCGTCCGATCCGATCTCGCCCCGACCCACGCGCAATGCGGCGCTGGCGGGCTTGCTGGCCCTGCTAGGCAGCTCGGCGGCGGCGCTGCTGGTACAGAGTGTGCGCCGCCGGGTGCGCAGCGCCGAGGATCTGCGCAGCCTGGGCCTGCCGGTGCTGGGGGAACTGCCCCTGCGTGGCCCGCCGGAGGGCCTGGTGATCGGCAGCCACGTCGGCGGTCTGGCGGACGCCCTGGGATACCTGCGCGTTCAGCTGTTGCCGCTGCTGGCCCGCGCGCCGCAGTCCACCGTGGTCGTCTGCGCGGCCCGGGCGGATCAGGGCAGCAGCGCCGTGGTCGCCACGCTGGCCGGGAACCTGGGCGACAGCGGCTTGAAGGTGCTGATCATCGACGCCCGTGGCGAGGACGCCCGGCAGCGGCAGCTGTGGCCACTGCATGTGGCGCCGTGGGTTCCCCTGCCGGGCGCGTACGTGAACCCCGCGTACGGCGTCGCCACGACGCTGAGCAGCGCCTGCCGCGATCCACAGATCGCCCAGGTGGCCCGCGTGTCGGGTAACGTCGATCTGCTGCCGTCCGACCGTGCCGACGACGCCACCGATCCGCACTCAGGCGTCCATCACGCGGCCTTCGCGGATCTGCTGCGGCAGTGGGGCAGCGTGTACGACGTCGTGATCATCGACGCGCCGCCTCTGCTCGATGCGCCGGATGCGCTGGCCATTGCGCCGGGTACCGCCGGTCTGCTGCTGGTCGCCGACCTGAAGGTCGCCCGCACGCCGGAGCTGGAGCAGGCCCTGAATCTGGCGGCCATGACCGCCGTGCCGGTGCTCGGCGGCGTGCTGACGCGGCAGGACGGCTGGCCGGTCGGCGCGCGTGGCCCCGCTGCTGAACCGCAGGGACGCCGCGATGTCCGTGGTTCAGGTAGGGGCCAGCGGGCCCGGCCGGGCGCGAACCGCCGCTGACTGGGAGTCTGCTGGTGAGGTTGTGGCGGCCGCGCGCCTACTGGATCTGCACGCCGTCCACGAACACGTTGGCGACCGTCGTGGGACGATACGTGCCGAGCACCGTGCTGGTGCGGACATTGGTGGCGTGGAGGCCATTCAGCGAGACCTGACCGGTGTAGTTCTGGAAGAAAGTCGGCTTGTCGTCGGTGGTGTCGCTGACCTCGATGTTCCGCAGCGACACGGTCGCGCCGGGCACGTCGGAAGGCACGATGGCGATCACGCCGGCCTTGCTGACGGCGGCGTACCCGCTGGCGCGCAGGCCATCCACCGTGATTTTTCCCGACGGGCTGAGGAACAGGGCCGTCCCGTTGCGGTGAGAGGCCACGTTGCGGAGCGTGATGTTCGTATTGTTGATCTGCGCTACGTCGATCCCGGAACCCTGGTTGTCGCTGGTCTCCGCGCCGTCGATGGTCACGCCGTCGTTGCCGCGCAGATCGGCGCCCCGGTTGGGTTCGATGTCGATCCCCGCCCACGGGCCGCCGGACACGCCATGCGCGCCGTTGAAGCGGCCACCATTGACGCTCAGGTTCCGTGACGCAATGACCGAGAGGTTGTTCCGGCCGGAATTCAGCAGCTCCACGTGGTCGAGCAGGATGTCGGTGGGGTACAGGTCGGCGCGGGTGGTGGGCAGCGGGCTCACCAGATCCCGGATGTACATGCCGTCCAGCGGAGCACCCAGGCTGCGGATCCTGCGGAGCGTGACATTGCGGCTGCCCCCGTCAATGAACCAGCTCGTCTGGGTCTGGTCCTCGGTCATGACGGGCCGCCGATCGCGGTTCGCGTCGACGGTCAAATCGAGCACCATGACGTCCTTCGCGGCGATCCTCACGAGGAACCACGGGCTGTCGGTGGCCTCGTCGTCCATGACCTTCAGGGTGGCGCCATTACCGAAGACCATCACACCGTCGCGGGTCAGCTCGAACTGACAGCGCTGCGTCCGGTGAAAGGCGTAGACCTTGCCGGCCGCGAACGAGACGGCCGTGGCCGAATCCGACTGAGCATTCAGCCGGGCGAACAGGGCAGACAGGGCGGCCGTGTCGTCCGTGCTGCCGTCGCCCACGGCGCCAAACTGCTCGGGCGTGAGCGCGTCGGCAGGAAGTGCAGGCATCACAGCCGTGCTGTCCGAGGAACCCGAAGGAATAGTCGAAGTTGGCACGTCCGCGCCCACCGTCTGCACTCCAGTGCATGCGCTCAGAGCCACGCCTACGGCCAGCAGCAGCGCTGAGCGAGACAGGGAGATCGGGCGTGGATGGGTGGTGGAGCGTGTCTGTAGCATGGGTTCCTACCTTCGGTGGCCCGGCCGATTCTGTGCTGTGGGGAGCTTCAGGGCTCTGCGTCTCCATCTCGCGAAGGGTTGGTTTCGCCGGGTAAAGCACGCGCCCTATCCGTCTACCTGTCTTCATAGTCTGGCGGGAGAGGCTCTCCCGGTTCTTACGGAACTGAACATGAAGATTCAGCACGCCTCCGCGCATTCAGAGTCCGGAA is a genomic window containing:
- a CDS encoding CpsD/CapB family tyrosine-protein kinase, whose protein sequence is MHSSLPPHRFDWSAATLLRALRTHAPLILGVALLLAALTYAALALRAPVYTATSSLMSAPGGSNDPVFTTAPPLPPGAVDQALHSEALVRDMVTRLQGSGLDAATLTRLAGTLNAELGAQDFRVLAVSSQINDQQGGTYVVSAHAGTPSEAKILADTAAAALLAWDRQRAVEGITRLQGGLRTYLSSLDKRVASTTDPGRRRALLTARQSAVDRLVQLEQVQGAATGTLSPLAGAVEPTRAASGSPLGRALLVFLAVAVLGTVLVARFRPLLNRIAPQPPALVPGVPELGWLPQLNTDVLGDVAAAERGSLGRALALLRGNVLGHLEPGLKRIVVSAAQPSGTSSVVAALLAHTLADSGQRILLIDAHPGGLQQRLWIPESTHWQVLPGATLHARPAATLASALSFPEGAQARTVAPGVDLLGGPDPQAQGFDLHGVEGLDVMLSRWAEAYDLVVVDAPALSASPDALLLTGGRRSLLLVHEDSVNRADTLTVLRSRVPAGRAGLLGAVWTNVAPGWIRPPARPRGAATGIAPGTPDSGAL
- a CDS encoding CpsD/CapB family tyrosine-protein kinase; this encodes MPPFPPALFLQDGQRATPSRSVQDDVEVRQVLRHLRPFAVWIAVATVAATAGTYLTERRQPRVYEAVASVMSVTGARDAQALDITASAPPVTPTAVDEVVHSAALVNDIVTRLPASGIPATVTNQLTAELRTELKTRVFRHVIIQARVDQQQRGVYAIVARASSGAAAQALAGATARALLDWDAQRARYRYVAARQTLERQIARSGTLLPDSDPGGAREQLIRTVWQLKLLEVTATGTLTLVARPVTPSDPISPRPTRNAALAGLLALLGSSAAALLVQSVRRRVRSAEDLRSLGLPVLGELPLRGPPEGLVIGSHVGGLADALGYLRVQLLPLLARAPQSTVVVCAARADQGSSAVVATLAGNLGDSGLKVLIIDARGEDARQRQLWPLHVAPWVPLPGAYVNPAYGVATTLSSACRDPQIAQVARVSGNVDLLPSDRADDATDPHSGVHHAAFADLLRQWGSVYDVVIIDAPPLLDAPDALAIAPGTAGLLLVADLKVARTPELEQALNLAAMTAVPVLGGVLTRQDGWPVGARGPAAEPQGRRDVRGSGRGQRARPGANRR
- a CDS encoding right-handed parallel beta-helix repeat-containing protein, which codes for MPALPADALTPEQFGAVGDGSTDDTAALSALFARLNAQSDSATAVSFAAGKVYAFHRTQRCQFELTRDGVMVFGNGATLKVMDDEATDSPWFLVRIAAKDVMVLDLTVDANRDRRPVMTEDQTQTSWFIDGGSRNVTLRRIRSLGAPLDGMYIRDLVSPLPTTRADLYPTDILLDHVELLNSGRNNLSVIASRNLSVNGGRFNGAHGVSGGPWAGIDIEPNRGADLRGNDGVTIDGAETSDNQGSGIDVAQINNTNITLRNVASHRNGTALFLSPSGKITVDGLRASGYAAVSKAGVIAIVPSDVPGATVSLRNIEVSDTTDDKPTFFQNYTGQVSLNGLHATNVRTSTVLGTYRPTTVANVFVDGVQIQ